One region of Jatrophihabitans cynanchi genomic DNA includes:
- a CDS encoding steroid 3-ketoacyl-CoA thiolase: protein MGAPVIVNAVRTPIGKRRGALAGLHPAAVLGTVQRAVIERVGLPAEQVGQLIGGCVTQAGEQSNNVTRGAWLYSKQPYQVAATTVDSACGSSQQAVHLIAGLIASGQISTGIGCGVEMMSRVFLGQALTPDSGSPKPDDWDIDTQDQFTSAERIARNRGVTRADVDAFGLRSQQRAAQAWVENRFEREIVPVQAGDALLTRDEGLRETTAEGLAALKPVLPDGIHTAGNSSQISDGAAAVLLMDEDYARANGFTPRARIVSCGMVGTDPYYHLDGPIDSTRHVLERAGMKLGDIDLVEINEAFASVVLSWVRALGADLDRVNVNGGAIALGHPVGSTGSRLITTALHELERSDRSTALITMCAGGSLSTATIIERI, encoded by the coding sequence ATGGGCGCTCCGGTGATCGTCAACGCGGTACGCACTCCGATCGGAAAGCGCCGTGGCGCCCTCGCGGGGCTGCATCCGGCGGCCGTTCTCGGCACCGTGCAGCGGGCGGTGATCGAGCGGGTCGGCCTGCCCGCCGAGCAGGTGGGCCAGCTCATCGGCGGGTGCGTGACGCAGGCCGGCGAGCAGTCCAACAACGTCACCCGCGGCGCCTGGCTGTACAGCAAGCAGCCGTACCAGGTGGCCGCGACGACGGTCGACTCCGCCTGTGGTTCCTCGCAGCAGGCGGTTCACCTGATCGCCGGGCTGATCGCGTCCGGCCAGATCAGCACCGGCATCGGCTGCGGCGTGGAGATGATGAGCCGGGTCTTCCTCGGCCAGGCGCTCACGCCCGACTCGGGCTCGCCGAAGCCTGACGATTGGGACATCGACACGCAGGACCAGTTCACCTCCGCCGAGCGGATCGCGCGCAACCGCGGGGTGACCCGCGCCGACGTCGACGCGTTCGGGTTGCGCTCGCAGCAGCGCGCCGCGCAGGCCTGGGTCGAGAACCGGTTCGAGCGCGAGATCGTGCCGGTGCAGGCGGGCGACGCGCTGCTCACCCGTGACGAAGGCTTGCGCGAGACGACTGCCGAGGGTCTGGCCGCGCTCAAGCCGGTGCTGCCCGACGGCATTCACACCGCCGGCAACTCCTCGCAGATCAGCGACGGCGCGGCTGCCGTGCTGCTCATGGACGAGGACTACGCGCGCGCGAACGGCTTCACCCCCCGCGCCCGCATCGTCTCGTGCGGCATGGTCGGCACCGACCCGTACTACCACCTGGACGGGCCGATCGACTCGACGCGGCACGTGCTCGAGCGCGCCGGCATGAAGCTCGGCGACATCGACCTGGTCGAGATCAACGAGGCGTTCGCCTCCGTGGTGCTCTCGTGGGTTCGGGCGCTCGGGGCCGATCTGGACCGCGTGAACGTCAACGGCGGCGCGATCGCGCTCGGCCACCCGGTCGGCTCGACCGGCTCGCGCCTGATCACCACCGCACTGCACGAGCTCGAGCGCAGCGACCGCTCGACGGCGCTGATCACGATGTGCGCCGGGGGTTCGCTGTCCACCGCCACGATCATCGAGCGGATCTGA
- a CDS encoding 3-oxoacyl-ACP reductase yields the protein MSESIDLDGRTAVVTGAGGGLGRAEALALAAAGARVVVNDVGSAADDVVGEIEDAGGKAIAVTGDVGEWSMGDALVTAAVETFGSLDIVVNNAGVLRDTMLFNLTESQWDDVIRVHLKGHAALSRAAAVHWRSASKAAGGPVYGRVVNTSSEAFLFGSAGQPNYSAAKAGITALTLSTAQGLSRYGVRANAICPRARTAMTGHVFGADPNEDTALDALAPERVAEFVRFLAAPAADGINGQVFVVYGGMVALLAPATVEKKFEAADGVFTAAEFAGQVTPYFEGRSPYRTFSAYSIAQLDTTGIQNLTQ from the coding sequence ATGAGCGAGTCGATCGATCTGGACGGCCGGACCGCGGTCGTCACCGGCGCCGGCGGCGGACTCGGCCGCGCCGAGGCGCTCGCCCTGGCGGCCGCCGGAGCGCGTGTCGTCGTCAACGACGTCGGCTCCGCGGCCGACGACGTGGTCGGCGAGATCGAGGACGCGGGCGGCAAGGCGATCGCGGTGACCGGCGACGTCGGCGAGTGGTCGATGGGCGACGCGCTGGTCACGGCGGCGGTCGAGACCTTCGGCAGCCTGGACATCGTCGTCAACAACGCCGGCGTGCTGCGCGACACCATGCTGTTCAACCTCACCGAATCGCAGTGGGACGACGTGATCCGGGTGCACCTGAAGGGCCACGCGGCGCTGTCGCGCGCGGCGGCGGTGCACTGGCGCTCGGCCAGCAAGGCCGCGGGCGGCCCGGTGTACGGGCGCGTCGTGAACACCTCGTCCGAGGCGTTCCTGTTCGGCTCGGCCGGGCAACCGAACTACTCGGCCGCGAAGGCCGGCATCACCGCCCTCACGCTCTCGACCGCTCAGGGCCTGTCGCGCTACGGCGTGCGCGCGAACGCGATCTGCCCGCGCGCCCGCACCGCGATGACCGGCCACGTCTTCGGCGCCGACCCTAACGAGGACACCGCCCTCGACGCGCTCGCCCCCGAACGCGTCGCCGAGTTCGTCCGGTTCCTCGCCGCACCCGCCGCCGACGGGATCAACGGCCAGGTGTTCGTCGTGTACGGCGGCATGGTCGCACTGCTCGCGCCGGCCACGGTGGAGAAGAAGTTCGAGGCCGCCGACGGCGTGTTCACCGCGGCCGAGTTCGCCGGCCAGGTCACGCCCTACTTCGAGGGTCGCAGCCCGTACCGGACGTTCTCGGCCTACTCGATCGCGCAGCTGGACACGACGGGCATCCAGAACCTCACGCAGTAG
- a CDS encoding acyl-CoA dehydrogenase — MSIGLSEEHRALRDAVRGWASRHVPPSAVRAAVEAKDEILPPFWPSLADQGLLALHLPEEHGGAGQSLLDAAVALEELGRALVPGPVLPTLLASAVLHDCGHATHLRALADGSATGAFALQPGGLTLRDGVLDGISGPVSGAAVADVLVLAARDGAAATDGAALRWVVLARDQVEVEQTGSYDLTCRPATVRATGVRAEVLPLDEARATTLAAVLFAAEASGLADWCVTTACGYARVREQFGRPIGQFQGVKHRCARMLARAEQARAAAWDAARAAAAPGAEAELAAAVAGLLAPDAAFSNAKDCVQVLGGIGFTWEHDAGLYLRRAHSLRLLLGSSASWQQRVAKPAIAGVRRNLGVELPGHAERIRAEVRAELQAAAALDGAERDTYLAEHGYTAPHLPAPWGKGADALTQLVIAEELRAASLRPVDMVIGGWVVPTLIAHGSAGQQKRFLPASLRGDIVWCQLFSEPGAGSDLAALSTRAVKVEGGWRLSGQKVWTSMAREAHWGICLARTDPDGPKHKGISYFIVDMHSPGVDVRPLRELTGEALFNEVFLDDVFVPDDLLVGEPGDGWKLARTTLANERVALSYDSSIGSGGERLLAIAAQLGGLDAEQLCTLGTLLADAQAGGLLALRTTLRSLAGGQPGAESSIGKLLGAEHTQLVWQTAMDWLGPDALTLDLADRTSAAHRFLNARCLTIAGGTTEVQLNIIAERLLGLPRDPEPVSGAKA; from the coding sequence GTGAGCATCGGGCTGAGCGAGGAGCACCGCGCGCTGCGCGACGCGGTGCGCGGCTGGGCCTCGCGCCACGTCCCGCCGTCCGCCGTCCGCGCCGCGGTCGAGGCCAAGGACGAGATCCTTCCGCCGTTCTGGCCGTCGCTCGCCGACCAGGGGCTCCTCGCGCTGCACCTGCCGGAGGAGCACGGCGGTGCGGGGCAGAGCCTGCTGGACGCCGCGGTCGCGCTGGAGGAGCTGGGCCGCGCGCTGGTGCCCGGACCGGTGTTGCCCACGCTGCTCGCGTCCGCGGTGCTGCACGACTGCGGGCACGCCACCCACCTGAGGGCGCTCGCGGACGGCTCGGCAACCGGCGCGTTCGCGCTGCAGCCCGGCGGGCTCACGCTTCGCGACGGGGTACTGGACGGGATCTCCGGCCCGGTGTCCGGTGCCGCGGTCGCCGACGTGCTCGTGCTCGCGGCACGCGACGGTGCTGCTGCCACCGACGGCGCCGCGCTGCGCTGGGTCGTGCTCGCCCGCGATCAGGTCGAGGTCGAGCAGACCGGCAGCTACGACCTGACCTGCCGGCCGGCCACGGTGCGCGCAACCGGCGTCCGAGCCGAGGTGTTGCCGCTGGACGAGGCGCGGGCCACGACGCTGGCCGCCGTGCTGTTCGCCGCCGAGGCGTCCGGGCTCGCCGACTGGTGCGTGACGACTGCCTGCGGGTACGCACGCGTACGCGAGCAGTTCGGCCGCCCGATCGGGCAGTTCCAGGGCGTCAAGCACCGCTGCGCGCGCATGCTGGCCCGCGCCGAGCAGGCCCGTGCCGCCGCCTGGGACGCCGCGCGCGCAGCCGCAGCACCCGGCGCGGAGGCCGAGCTCGCCGCAGCCGTGGCCGGCCTGCTCGCGCCGGACGCCGCGTTCAGCAACGCCAAGGACTGCGTGCAGGTGCTCGGCGGCATCGGCTTCACCTGGGAGCACGACGCCGGGCTGTACCTGCGCCGCGCGCACAGCCTGCGCCTGCTGCTCGGCTCGTCCGCGAGCTGGCAGCAGCGGGTCGCGAAGCCGGCGATCGCGGGGGTGCGCCGCAACCTCGGCGTCGAACTTCCCGGGCACGCCGAACGGATCCGTGCCGAGGTCCGGGCCGAGCTCCAGGCCGCCGCGGCGCTGGACGGTGCCGAGCGGGACACCTACCTGGCCGAGCACGGCTATACCGCGCCGCACCTGCCCGCGCCGTGGGGCAAGGGTGCCGACGCGCTCACCCAACTGGTGATCGCCGAGGAACTGCGCGCCGCCTCGCTGCGTCCGGTGGACATGGTCATCGGCGGCTGGGTGGTGCCGACCCTGATCGCGCACGGCAGCGCCGGGCAGCAGAAACGCTTCCTGCCCGCGTCCTTGCGCGGTGACATCGTGTGGTGCCAGCTGTTCAGCGAGCCCGGAGCCGGGTCGGATCTGGCCGCGCTCAGCACCCGCGCCGTCAAGGTCGAGGGGGGCTGGCGGCTGTCCGGGCAGAAGGTCTGGACGTCGATGGCGCGCGAGGCACACTGGGGCATCTGCCTGGCGCGAACCGACCCGGATGGTCCGAAGCACAAAGGGATTTCGTACTTCATCGTCGACATGCACAGCCCCGGTGTCGACGTGCGGCCGCTGCGTGAACTCACCGGCGAGGCCCTGTTCAACGAGGTGTTCCTCGACGACGTGTTCGTGCCCGACGACCTGCTGGTGGGCGAGCCCGGCGACGGCTGGAAGCTGGCGCGCACCACGCTGGCGAACGAGCGCGTGGCGCTGAGCTACGACTCCTCGATCGGCTCCGGGGGCGAGCGGCTGCTGGCCATCGCCGCGCAGCTCGGCGGGCTGGACGCCGAGCAGCTGTGCACGCTCGGCACGCTGCTCGCCGACGCCCAGGCCGGCGGCCTGCTCGCGCTGCGCACGACGCTGCGCTCGCTCGCCGGCGGCCAGCCGGGCGCGGAGTCGAGCATCGGCAAGCTGCTCGGCGCCGAACACACCCAGCTCGTCTGGCAGACCGCGATGGACTGGCTGGGTCCGGACGCGCTCACCCTGGACCTCGCCGACCGCACGAGCGCGGCGCACCGCTTTCTCAATGCCCGCTGCCTCACGATCGCCGGCGGCACGACCGAGGTGCAGCTGAACATCATCGCCGAGCGGCTGCTCGGGTTGCCGCGCGATCCCGAGCCGGTCTCCGGCGCGAAGGCCTGA
- a CDS encoding MaoC/PaaZ C-terminal domain-containing protein, whose protein sequence is MPIDVAAALGAEPAACELSWTEPDVLLYHLSLGAGAYRTDPAELRWTYERDLQVLPTFALVAGGRAATMRSGAPMRLPGIDVDLRKILHAGQAITLHAPIPVCASVRSTSRVAQVWDKGKAAVIVLQNEVADLDGRPLWTATSQIWARGEGGFSGGPPAGEGVAGGGGDAGPDTSWAAPERPPDLVLDSPTSTQSAMLYRLNGDLNPLHVDPQFAAAAGLDRPILHGLASYGIACKAVVDEVLGGDASLVRDYAARFAGVLVPGESIRTRIWRNGERLTLQACCPERDGAPVLTHATMTVGAS, encoded by the coding sequence ATGCCGATCGACGTTGCTGCCGCGCTGGGTGCCGAGCCGGCCGCCTGCGAGCTGTCCTGGACCGAGCCGGACGTCCTGCTCTATCACCTCTCGCTCGGCGCCGGCGCGTATCGAACCGATCCGGCCGAGCTGCGCTGGACCTACGAGCGGGACCTGCAGGTGCTGCCGACCTTCGCGCTCGTGGCGGGCGGCCGCGCAGCCACGATGCGCTCGGGGGCGCCGATGCGGCTGCCCGGGATCGACGTCGACCTGCGCAAGATCCTGCACGCAGGGCAGGCGATCACGCTGCACGCGCCGATCCCGGTGTGCGCGAGCGTGCGATCGACCTCGCGTGTCGCGCAGGTCTGGGACAAGGGCAAGGCCGCGGTGATCGTGCTGCAGAACGAGGTCGCCGATCTCGACGGCCGTCCGCTCTGGACGGCGACCTCGCAGATCTGGGCCCGTGGCGAAGGCGGCTTCAGTGGGGGTCCCCCCGCCGGTGAGGGCGTAGCCGGCGGGGGAGGGGATGCCGGCCCGGACACGTCCTGGGCCGCGCCCGAGCGACCCCCCGACCTGGTGCTCGACTCCCCGACGTCGACCCAGAGCGCGATGCTGTACCGGCTGAACGGCGACCTGAACCCGCTGCACGTCGATCCGCAGTTCGCTGCCGCCGCCGGGCTGGACCGTCCGATCCTGCACGGACTGGCGTCCTACGGCATCGCCTGCAAGGCCGTCGTCGACGAGGTACTCGGCGGCGACGCGAGCCTGGTGCGCGACTACGCGGCGCGCTTCGCCGGGGTGCTCGTGCCGGGGGAGAGCATCCGGACCCGCATCTGGCGCAACGGCGAGCGGCTGACGCTGCAGGCCTGCTGCCCCGAGCGGGACGGCGCCCCCGTACTCACCCACGCGACGATGACCGTAGGTGCGTCGTGA
- a CDS encoding zinc-binding metallopeptidase family protein, translated as MEFVESDRALLLRQWRQIALIPAPEGAEAERAGLIASFARDAGAEVSLDRVGNVVATLTGTGSRELTFLATMDDLESVAQARRSSDLLAIDGNRLVGPCTQVTASDATGLALLRYAQLHRSFGALTVAFVLGEETGLTGVRALCADRGDRLGWVVDLMGGVGTISWNAIGFDGIVVEFSAEPRHSLYGGVSAVTDAIARFVTALHAAVPASVPSEPVPGVPPSGPLTIRRVNQLAAGEVFNHSPQRGTVGVDLRSTAPDVLSSLGAQTRALAATVAASCGVSVICHDGVQQPAALLPGGADHPLVLAAADAVRSVGVEPILRPWSSSNINVAYQHGLDGIVHDDPTRGGGRGTEQEWADISRVLLGLAADCRLLQAVSG; from the coding sequence GTGGAGTTCGTCGAGTCCGACCGCGCCCTGTTGCTGCGCCAGTGGCGGCAGATCGCGCTGATCCCGGCTCCCGAGGGCGCCGAAGCCGAGCGCGCCGGGTTGATCGCATCGTTCGCGCGGGACGCGGGCGCCGAGGTGTCGCTGGACCGGGTGGGCAACGTCGTCGCGACGTTGACCGGAACCGGCTCGCGGGAGCTGACGTTCCTGGCGACGATGGACGACCTGGAGTCGGTCGCGCAGGCGCGGCGCTCCAGCGACCTGCTCGCGATCGACGGCAACCGGCTGGTCGGGCCGTGCACCCAGGTGACGGCATCGGATGCGACCGGGCTCGCGTTGCTGCGGTACGCGCAACTGCACCGTTCGTTCGGCGCCCTCACCGTCGCCTTCGTGCTCGGCGAGGAGACCGGGCTCACCGGTGTGCGCGCGCTGTGCGCCGACCGCGGCGATCGGCTGGGCTGGGTGGTCGACCTGATGGGCGGGGTCGGCACGATCAGCTGGAACGCTATCGGTTTCGACGGCATCGTCGTCGAGTTCAGCGCCGAGCCACGCCATTCGCTCTACGGCGGGGTGTCGGCGGTGACCGACGCGATCGCCCGGTTCGTGACGGCGCTGCACGCGGCGGTCCCTGCCTCGGTGCCGTCCGAGCCGGTGCCGGGCGTGCCACCGTCCGGGCCGCTGACGATCCGGCGGGTGAACCAACTCGCAGCGGGTGAGGTGTTCAACCACTCGCCGCAGCGCGGCACGGTCGGGGTGGACCTGCGCAGCACCGCACCGGACGTGCTGTCCTCGCTCGGCGCGCAGACCCGGGCGCTCGCGGCCACTGTCGCCGCGTCATGCGGCGTGTCGGTGATCTGCCACGACGGCGTGCAGCAGCCGGCCGCGTTGCTGCCCGGCGGCGCCGACCATCCGCTGGTGCTCGCGGCGGCGGACGCGGTGCGCTCGGTCGGGGTGGAGCCGATCCTGCGGCCATGGAGCAGCTCGAACATCAACGTGGCCTACCAGCACGGCCTGGACGGGATCGTGCACGACGACCCCACGCGCGGCGGCGGGCGCGGCACCGAGCAGGAGTGGGCGGACATCTCGCGAGTCCTGCTCGGACTGGCCGCCGACTGCCGACTGCTCCAAGCCGTGAGCGGGTAG
- a CDS encoding class I adenylate-forming enzyme family protein — MTAATDPGALMAEVIGRLCGPGGEFEIAEQDVLGVSMPVFTHRERSLGELLVAAGEHGDRDYLVTADRGISYAEHAAAVASLARELATVHHVGKGDRVAILAANSPEWIVAFWAAASLGAITVGCNAWWTPTEIRYALGHSTPTVLVVDAKRAARLPPGVDVPVLTVEHDLPAAMVAHPGAPLPSVEVDEDDPAAIVYTSGTTGRPKGAVHSHRNLVATVGYHRLMNAMAAAFRPGVPQVSGRWLLSMPLFHIASLHNLAVPRLATGETVVMTQGAFEPHAVLELVARERVTNWTVVPTMAHRLAELGDVSGYDLSALRAFGLASAPSSVALQSRLRDLIPVAREGLVDSYGLTESCTGATVAIPPVLAANPGTVGYPITTVAVQIRSASGAVLPDGDEGEIWLRSPYNMLGYWNDPEATAAMFDADRWMRTGDIGCVRAGLLYLTTRRSDLILRGGENVYPIEVEQVLDEHPAVDECAVIGAEHPDLGQEVCALVVLAPGASVTQAELAAFAAERLAYYKVPTRWRISTDALPRNATGKVVRAGLHI; from the coding sequence GTGACCGCAGCAACGGACCCGGGCGCCCTGATGGCCGAGGTCATCGGCCGCCTGTGCGGCCCCGGCGGGGAGTTCGAGATCGCCGAGCAGGACGTGTTGGGCGTGTCGATGCCGGTGTTCACGCATCGCGAGCGCTCCCTCGGTGAACTGCTGGTGGCCGCGGGCGAGCACGGCGACCGTGACTACCTGGTCACCGCGGACCGCGGGATCAGCTACGCCGAGCACGCAGCTGCAGTCGCCTCGCTGGCGCGTGAGCTCGCCACCGTGCACCACGTGGGCAAGGGCGACCGGGTCGCGATCCTCGCCGCGAACTCGCCGGAGTGGATCGTCGCATTCTGGGCCGCCGCCTCGCTCGGTGCGATCACCGTCGGCTGCAACGCGTGGTGGACGCCGACCGAGATCCGGTACGCGCTCGGGCACAGCACACCGACAGTGCTGGTCGTCGACGCCAAGCGGGCTGCCCGGCTGCCGCCCGGCGTCGACGTCCCGGTGCTGACGGTCGAGCACGACCTGCCGGCGGCGATGGTGGCGCACCCCGGCGCCCCGCTGCCGTCGGTCGAGGTCGACGAGGACGACCCGGCCGCGATCGTCTACACCAGCGGGACCACCGGGCGGCCCAAGGGCGCGGTCCACTCGCACCGCAACCTCGTCGCGACCGTCGGCTATCACCGGCTGATGAACGCGATGGCCGCCGCGTTCCGACCGGGCGTGCCGCAGGTGTCCGGTCGGTGGCTGCTGAGCATGCCGCTGTTCCACATCGCCAGCCTGCACAACCTCGCGGTGCCACGGCTGGCGACCGGCGAGACGGTAGTGATGACCCAGGGCGCGTTCGAGCCGCACGCCGTTCTGGAACTGGTGGCGCGCGAACGGGTGACGAACTGGACGGTGGTGCCCACGATGGCGCACCGGCTCGCCGAACTAGGCGACGTCTCCGGCTACGACCTCTCGGCACTGCGCGCGTTCGGGCTGGCGTCCGCGCCGTCGTCGGTGGCGCTGCAGTCGCGGCTGCGCGACCTCATCCCGGTCGCGCGCGAGGGTCTGGTCGACAGTTACGGGCTGACCGAGTCGTGCACCGGCGCAACGGTCGCCATTCCCCCGGTGCTGGCGGCGAATCCGGGCACGGTCGGCTACCCGATCACGACGGTCGCGGTGCAGATCCGCTCGGCGTCCGGCGCGGTGCTGCCGGACGGTGACGAGGGCGAGATCTGGCTGCGCAGCCCGTACAACATGCTGGGCTACTGGAACGATCCGGAAGCGACGGCGGCGATGTTCGACGCCGACCGCTGGATGCGCACCGGCGACATCGGCTGCGTGCGCGCCGGGCTGCTGTACCTGACCACCCGGCGCAGCGATCTGATCCTTCGCGGCGGCGAGAACGTCTACCCGATCGAGGTCGAGCAGGTGCTGGACGAGCATCCGGCGGTCGACGAGTGCGCGGTGATCGGTGCCGAGCACCCGGATCTCGGGCAGGAGGTGTGCGCGCTCGTCGTGCTTGCCCCTGGCGCGTCGGTCACCCAGGCGGAACTCGCGGCTTTCGCTGCCGAGCGGTTGGCGTACTACAAGGTGCCCACGCGGTGGCGGATCAGCACCGATGCGCTGCCGCGCAACGCGACCGGCAAGGTGGTCCGCGCCGGTTTGCACATCTGA
- a CDS encoding PaaI family thioesterase — protein sequence MSHERPVLSAEATATGIDAATAAVRRVLESLLHAGSSASDLSGIALRLNAIADELAQQAPTVDDRIADMWSGEGVTRHDPVTGPENAIAPPMPITGLPDGSVVGTVTLHLPYQGPPGYVHGGVSALLLDHTLGVANFWAGASGRTGELTLRYHRPTPLFTELTVRGRQTSVAGRKIRTEGEISTADGTVCVSAKGLFVTPRPEHVRFGRG from the coding sequence GTGTCCCACGAGCGTCCGGTGCTGTCGGCCGAGGCGACCGCGACCGGGATCGACGCCGCCACGGCTGCCGTCCGACGGGTGCTGGAATCGCTGCTGCACGCAGGCTCGTCGGCCAGCGATCTGTCCGGGATCGCGTTGCGACTGAACGCGATCGCCGACGAACTGGCGCAACAGGCACCGACCGTCGACGACCGGATCGCGGACATGTGGAGCGGTGAGGGGGTGACCCGGCACGACCCGGTGACGGGTCCGGAGAACGCGATCGCCCCGCCGATGCCGATCACCGGCCTGCCGGACGGCTCGGTGGTCGGCACGGTCACCTTGCACCTGCCGTACCAGGGTCCGCCCGGCTACGTCCACGGTGGCGTGTCGGCGCTGCTGCTTGACCACACGCTCGGCGTCGCGAACTTCTGGGCCGGTGCGTCCGGGCGCACCGGTGAACTCACGCTGCGCTACCACCGGCCGACGCCGCTGTTCACCGAGCTCACCGTGCGGGGCAGGCAGACTTCCGTCGCAGGGCGCAAGATCCGCACCGAGGGCGAGATCAGCACGGCCGACGGCACCGTGTGCGTCTCTGCGAAGGGCCTGTTCGTCACGCCCCGCCCGGAGCACGTGCGTTTCGGCAGGGGTTGA
- a CDS encoding LCP family protein, with the protein MTGGAEWGESTRHVPRSRHSHRAQPVPRGGAATRARAVQLGKLVAALMSVTLLLGFGYGWYEYRSLDNGLQRLHLSNLAGAGTPAKPGSKFKGTEQNILVVGLDSRDGLSAAERRLLSVGNDNSLSTDTIMIIHVPADGSKATMISIPRDSYVDIPGGYLKNKINAAYADAYVDSSGSDKQKQAAGANELVSTVGKLTGLKINHYIQVGFGGFYTITKAIGAIPVNLCHSTDDTIAHNEATGQGGVGSNFKMSAGKHNLTPVQAMQFVRQRHNLTGGDIAREKRQRYFLAAAFNKIASAGVLLNPVKLSNLIKAVTGSFYVDDNGFSLADLAEQMTNLSAGNIVGYTIPTQGTSTVNIGGLSQSVELVDPAKVKSRIARILAGSAPSAPGTATAPHSSTSAAPGTASRTATPAPKADAGCID; encoded by the coding sequence GTGACCGGCGGCGCGGAATGGGGCGAGAGCACCCGGCACGTGCCGCGCAGCCGGCACAGTCACCGTGCCCAGCCGGTCCCGCGAGGCGGCGCCGCCACCCGCGCCCGGGCGGTGCAACTCGGCAAGCTGGTGGCCGCACTGATGTCGGTCACGCTGCTGCTCGGCTTCGGCTACGGCTGGTACGAGTACCGCTCCCTGGACAACGGCCTGCAGCGGCTGCACCTGTCGAACCTCGCCGGGGCCGGCACGCCCGCCAAACCCGGATCGAAGTTCAAGGGCACCGAGCAGAACATCCTGGTCGTCGGACTCGACTCTCGTGACGGGCTCAGTGCCGCCGAGCGCCGGCTGCTGTCGGTCGGCAACGACAACTCGCTGAGCACCGACACGATCATGATCATCCATGTGCCCGCCGACGGCTCCAAGGCGACGATGATCTCGATCCCGCGCGACTCGTACGTCGACATCCCGGGCGGCTACCTGAAGAACAAGATCAACGCTGCCTACGCCGACGCGTACGTCGACAGCAGCGGCAGTGACAAGCAGAAGCAGGCCGCGGGTGCCAACGAACTGGTGAGCACCGTCGGCAAGCTGACCGGGCTGAAGATCAACCACTACATCCAGGTCGGCTTCGGCGGTTTCTACACGATCACCAAGGCGATCGGTGCCATCCCGGTCAACCTGTGCCACTCGACCGACGACACCATCGCGCACAACGAGGCAACCGGCCAGGGCGGGGTCGGCTCCAACTTCAAGATGTCCGCCGGCAAGCACAACCTGACGCCCGTTCAGGCGATGCAGTTCGTCCGGCAACGGCACAACCTCACCGGTGGCGACATCGCCCGGGAGAAGCGCCAGCGCTACTTCCTGGCCGCCGCGTTCAACAAGATCGCCTCGGCGGGTGTGCTGCTCAACCCGGTCAAGCTGAGCAACCTGATCAAGGCAGTGACCGGCTCGTTCTACGTCGACGACAACGGCTTCAGCCTGGCCGACCTCGCCGAGCAGATGACCAACCTGAGCGCGGGCAACATCGTCGGTTACACGATCCCGACCCAGGGCACGTCCACCGTCAACATCGGTGGGCTGTCGCAGAGCGTCGAGCTGGTCGACCCGGCCAAGGTCAAGTCACGCATCGCGCGGATCCTCGCCGGGTCGGCACCGAGCGCCCCGGGAACGGCGACCGCCCCGCACAGCTCGACCTCTGCGGCACCGGGGACGGCCTCGCGTACGGCAACGCCCGCCCCGAAGGCCGACGCCGGCTGCATCGACTGA